The genomic segment GTGATTGCTGTGGTTTTGTCATCAATCAACGCCCTGACTCTGAGTCCGGCGCTATGTTCCTCCATCCTGCGTCCGCCACAGGAGCAGAAACAGATCAAATTCTTTGTCTGGTTTAACCGGGGCTTTGACTGGCTGCGCGATAAGTATGGATTGACGGTTGCCTATCTTATTCGGCGCCTGCTGCTGGCCTCTATGCTGTTTGGGGTGTTGCTGGTAGCTTCGGGCTGGATGTTCCATAAACTGCCCAGTGGTTTCATCCCGATGGAAGATACCGGTAAGTTCATGATCAACATCGAGCTGCCACCGGGCGCAGCCCTGCCACGGACCAAGGAGGTGGTCAAAGAGGTGGGCGAGATCCTGGAGAAAACCCCGGGCGTTAGCCATTTCATGAGCATGACAGGATATAGCGGCTTAACCAGCTCCTACTCCAGCAATACCGCTTTTATGATCGTGGTGCTGGATGACTTTAAGGATAGAGAGGGATTCGACAAGATGTTGTTCCCGATCATCATGAAGCTGCGGGGTGAGTTCGCCCATATCAAGGGCGCCAATGTGATGCCCTTTATGCCGCCTTCGATTCCGGGCTTGGGTATGACCGATGGCTTTAACTTTGTCATTCAGGATACCAGCAACGGTTCACCGCAGCAGTTGGCGGAGGTGACGGATAAGCTGGTGAAGGCGGCGATGAAGCGCCCCGAGATAAGCTTTATTATGAATACCTTTAACACCAATGTGCCCAGCCTGCAGGTGGATGTAGACCGACAGAAGGCCAAGGCGCTGGGGGTGAAGATCACCGATATATTCTCGGCTCTGCAGGACAATCTGGGGTCAACCTATGTCAATGACTTCAACAAGTTTGGTAACAGCTATAAGGTCATTTTGCAGGCGGGGATCCCATATCGCAGCACCATCAATAATATTGGTGAGCTGCAGGTGCGCAACGATAGCGGCAAGATGGTGCCTCTGAGTACCCTGGTGACGGTCAAGCGCATTGAGGGCCCCAATATGCTGCAGCGTTTCAATATGTACTCCTCGGTGACCCTCAATGGTATGGCCGGAGCGGGATACAGCTCTGGCCAGGCGATGGCGGCGATGGAGCAGGTGGCGAAACAGGTGCTGCCTAAGGGCTATAAGTACCGCTGGACCGGCATGTCCTACCAGGAGCAGCAGGCTGGCAACAAGGTGATCTATATTTTCGCCATCTCGCTGCTCTTCATCTATCTGTTCCTGGTGGCCCAGTATGAGAGCTGGATGATAGTACTGGCGGTAATGTTTGCGGTTCCGGTGGCTGTGTTTGGTGCCGTGGTGGCCCTTTTTGGGATCAACCAGGTGCTGCCGCTTATCAACAACAACATCTATGCGCAGGTCGGGATGGTCCTGCTGTTTGGCCTTGCCACCAAGACGGCGATCCTGATCGTTGAGTTTGCCAAGGTGAGCCGGGAGGAGGGGATGTCAATCATCCAGGCGGCCCGCCACGCGGCTCATCTGCGCTTTAGAGCCGTGGTGATGACAGCGCTGGCCTTTATCCTCGGAACCTTCCCGCTGGTGATTGCCACCGGGGCTGGCATGATGAGTCGTCGCTCCATAGGTATGGTGATCTTCGGTGGGATGATCTCGGCGATTATCATAGGGACGGTATTGATCCCCGTGTTCTATGTGATTTTCCAGAAGATCATTGAGCGCTTTAGCAAAAGCCCGGTGGAGTCGCTTGAGGATCACTCCTCGAAGGAGCAAGCCGACAAGCCTGCTAAGTAGAGGCTCTTGGCAGTGAGCTCAAATTAAAAACCGCCTCTGGACAGAGGCGGTTTTTTGAATGGTGCAGCCGTGAGGTGCTGCTTATTCGGGGGCTGACTGGTTTGGAGCAGAACTTACACCAATCAGAAGAGGGAGAACTTAGCTGGTTGCTTCGGCATCGGCTGTCCAGTCGACCTGCTGCTGCTTGAACAGCTTGGCCAGCTCGGCGCGTAGCTCTTTGACCCGGGTGTTGAGTTGCTGATAACGCTCCTCATCGGCACCATGCCAGTGATCACGCTGTTGCTCGGTTTCTTCTAAAGAGCGTAACAGCTGCTGGATCTTAAGTTCGATCTCTTCCATGTAACAACCTCCTTGGTTTTAATAAGGTTTACTCCCCACAGCAGTGCATTATTGCACTGCTGTGGGGCGTGAACAGTCTGGCCTAACTGTCGGCAATTGTCCACCATTGTGTTTGTGAGGTTATCTCTTTGTTAATGCAAGGTGACATCTACAGTCGCGGTTTTTGAACATCTGTCTGAATGCCTAAGCCGCATCATCCCACCTGAAACGCTCATCAAGTCTATGTTTTAACAGCGGATAGAGGCCGGGAGCTGGACCCTGGAGTGGGTTGTTTTTCCCGGGATTTCCGCGTATTTGATGTAACAGCTTTCCGGATGACTGGTTCCCCTTGGGGTGAGGAGGATGCTGTGATCTGCTCCGGGTTGAATATTCCAGTCTTGGGGCGAGATCTCCAACAGGTTTTGAATATTGGTGCTGCTTGATTGAAGCCTGTGGTGAGTGAATTTCAGAGGATGCTCATCAAACACTGCCGAGTTTGGCTGTCGATGATCTGAGCTTTCGAGAAGCTCTATCAGGGCGAGATCTTGTTTGAAGGTGTGGGCCGTATCCTGGAGAAGGGCTTTTCGTGCGTTGCCCAGCGCTCCCTTGAAGTAAAAGCTTCCGCTCGCGGCCAGTACACTCGCGATGATGATGCATGTGGTTAGTTCTAACAGGGTGAATCCCTTGTGTCGCCTCATCCCTCCTCCTGAATTTTTATTCCTTCTATGGAGTCATGGTAGAGGCTGGTTGGAGCGAAACAAGAGGGGTAATACCTCAAAGGGGGCATGTGGAGTGGAAAGAAGTCAGCCTATCCAAGGTAATTCATTGTTATATCAGGGAAAGGTTAAGTCTCATTTGAGATCTGGGTTAAACTCCTCAAAATCTTGGGGCCGGGATCACCTCGGTGGCTCCAAGGTTAGCCACACGCCAGCTGGTCGGGGAGTTCGATCCGCTGCGCCAATCCGTCATGGGCCTGGATATAGCGAATATAACAGTTCTTGGCATAGTCTTCTGAGACGCCGCGTGGTCTGAGCAGCAACTCATCGGAGCCGGATTTTTCAATCTGCCAGTCGTGGCCGGAGATCCCAAGTAGCATCAACATATTTTGCTCTGTGGCACTCAGTGAGCCTGAGCTCAAAGTGTACTGCTCTCCATCCTGGTTCATGGCTCCCTTGAGATTCCCCCGGGCGCCAGCCATCAGAGCGACCAGCTGGCTGTTTTGCCGAAGGGCCCGGCTGGTGTCTTGGACCAGGGCAACCTTGGCCTGGCCCACGGTATCCCGATAGAAAAAAGTTGAGCCAGCAGCCAGCACGCCGATCACAACGATAGAGATCAGTAACTCAATCAGGGTAAAGCCTTGTTGACGCTTGTTCATGGGGATCACCTCAAGTTGCTTATGCTATCGGGGAAGGGGAGCCGCCCATGGTGGGCGGCACATAGAGCTATTAGCTGCAGTTCAGATTAGAAGGGATAGAGACCTTATCGTATTTTTGACCACGGCCTGCTGAGGTATACCTGATGTGGCAGGTTGTATAATGAGATGAAACATTCTTTGGCCATAGATCAATAGTGTAACCATTAGTTGTAAGTACCCAGTCCTCCTGTGAAATACCCAGGATGTTCACGATATTTGGTTTGGTTGCAGCTAGTGTGTCTTTTGTAAGCTTGAAGTCTTTACCGTTGATAGTGACGTAACCCTTGTCTAGGCTCTGGGCATTGGCCAGGGTATGCACCAGTGCGGTGTTCTTTTTCAGCTGATAGGCTGTGTCTTTGATCAAAGCAATCTTTGAATCGTGAATTGCATCCTTGTAATAGAAGGTTGCGCTGATTGCCAAAATACCGATGATGATAATTGCGATGGTTAATTCAATCAGGGTAAAACCGCCATTGCTCTTTCTCATTACAACAACTCCAATAAAGTTAATGATAGATATGTGCTAGTGTCTAACAATGTTCCGGCGCTGCCGGGAATAGCTCTTAAAGTTCAAAGCCAAGCTAAATCTGCAGCGCATCTTACGGATTCAGAAAACGAACACAATAGTTTATTTTTTGAGCGGCCTGGTTTTTTTTGTTTTTGCCAGTGAAAATCACGCGGCTCGCGCATAACATATTGTTTTTAAAGAATTATATTGGTTTTCAGATAGGTCCTAGGTCAAATGCCTGAACTTTCAAAAGGGGGTTCTTGCTATCGGTAATCGGCTGCCTGGTGAGAGCTTAAGCCCTGGGTTGACCTTGATGATTTTGATGAGTCTGAGAGTATGAATTTTGATTAAAGAGGGGAGCTTTTTATAGCTATTGGAACAGTATTGGCTTGAGGGTTTGATCTACGGTCAGGGATTTTGTGTTTGTGCACACGGTCGCTGGCGCCGATGAGCATGGATGCTCGAATGCAATGATAGCTAAGGACAGCGTTCCTTTAAGAGTGCCGAGGATTCAGCGAGATCCGGGGCCCGATTCTTGTCTGTGCTCAAAATCATGGTGTATTGATGCAAATCGAAGACAGTATATTGAAGTATTCCTTACCTATATTCATAAAGTTTATGCTCACAAATGAGATAGTGAATCTTAAAAGCAGTCGTGAATTGTGAACAACTATTTTGGGTCATGTCTCAGAGCCGTTGCTTATGCAAAGGTGTGCCGATTTCAAGATCACCGACCTTCTGCCGCAAGGGTGCGGCAGTAGAGGCTCCAGGGATGGATACCCACCGTGTCGGTGATACGTGAAATCAGACATCCATAACAGATGTGAAACAGTAGCCTATTTTGATTCGATGGTAACGACACTGATCCTCGTACCATCACGCATCAGGTTTACTTCATTCCAGTTCTTAAAGGTTCCTGCACTGATCTCCTGGTCGCTCCCACGTAGCACAAAGAAAATCTCACTGCCTACATAGCCGCGGCGTATTCCCATATTATCTTTTTTACACTCGGCTATAGTCATTGTTACGGTCGACTTTCCGGTTGGGACCGGGTCAATATATCCGTCATTATGGGTGTAGTCATATACTCCTCCGCAGGTCTGGCGAATATGCAACTTCACGATATCCCAGCCTGAATTACCTGTGTTCAAAGAGTAGGGGCTGGTCTTGCCTGCAGAGAGCAGATAGAAGTGAATATCTGTTTTGTGATGTCCGGCAAAAGAGCAGAATGAGATAGCAGACACAGTGCCCGCTAGCAGTAGTTTTTTAAGCATGCTTCATTCCCTTGAGGCTAAAGGCTAATTTATACATTCTTAGAATTTACAGCTGCCAAGGTACTTTGCTTGCTGAAATATAGCCAGCTCCAGGTGAATTGATCCGTCAGAACTCTTCGCAGCGCGGAGCGAACTTTTGGTTACTTTTCTTGACAGAAAAGTGACTCGTCGGTCGGGCGAGACCGACAATTGCCACACCGTGGCAAATAGCCATCCGCAGGATATATAAGGTTCGCTATTGGTACAAAGCGAACCTTTATCATTTGACCTGCAGTCGGCGGTTTTGTACCTGCGGCACAATTGTCCGGCCGCGGACTGCGGGTCAGGGGAACTGCTCACCCAGTCCCCCTAACAACCCCGAGGGTGCCCCCCGATTCGCGTTGATCCTCAGAGCCACTGGTTTTATGAGATACGCAGAAACGAGCCATCCATGGCTCGACCCTGCTTTCAGGATATCCATATCCTTCAATCTCAAACACCAACGTGGCCCTTCGGTGCGAATCAAAGGGGAGTTTAAACCCCGTTAGCGAGCGCTGAGGCGAACTATAAACCCACTATTTTTGTTTTCGAGACAGGGTGTAATTGCTCCCGGAGCAATGAAACGCGAGGTAGGGATACCGAGCTGGTAGGATTATCAGGGATGATAATCGCCGAGCACCGCAGCTCTGCGGAGGGACTCGAAGCGCGAAGGGAGGTTTTGCTGACTTTTGCCGATACAAAAGTCAGGCGCTGTCGGCGCCCCGACATATCTGTGGCGAAGCCACAATATTAGCTGCATGCAATGCTATCAAGTTCGCTATTGGTACAAAGCCAATTCTGATTTGTCCTTCGGACGGATATTTATGGCTTTGCCATATGGCCGTATTCGCCCGGCGGTCGAGTTACTTTGGTATCGCTCAAAGTAACCAAAGGCTCACTTCGGAACGATGTTCCCGACATCGACCTGCGTGGCTCGGCATCCTGCCTCTAACACATAAAAACCTAAATTTCCTCTATAGCCGAATCGGAGAAAGGAACATGATCCCCCCGTGAGCGAGCGCCGAGGTGAACCGTAGAGGATGGAGGTCGAGAAACAGGAGGTTTCGAGAGAACAGTCAGTATAGGGACATACTGTCTGTTCGGAACTTTAATCCTCAGGTGAGCCGAGGATAAAGCAAGATCCGGGGCGCCCCGGGAGATGCAAGAGGGTGCGGGCGAGCGCACCTTCTTGCCTGCTGCCGATCAGCACCGGCACTTGTAGCGAAGCTGCAGATTAGTCGTGCGCAGCACAAGCAATGATGGTGATTTCACCTGCGGTCAGCTTTTTGTGCCTAAGGCACAGTTGTCCGGCCGCGGATGTTGCACATGGATGTGCGAATGTAGCGATAGCCAAGGAGGGCGTTAGCTACCTGCGGGAAGAGGCCGTTCCCAGGCATCCTGCCTTTCTCGGCATTAATACATCCCTGTATGGCAGGATATGTTTGTCCAATACCCTCTTCACTCCCAAGGACACCCCGATATTTGCTTCTTCCTGATGCTTCAAGTTCGCAAAAGTACAGACAAACAGCCCGCATATCATCCATGATATGCCTCCCCAGTTCGGCATCCTGCCTCTCGTTTCGTTACTTAGGAAGTAACTTCACCCATATACTGTTTGTCTTTTCGTGGCATCCTTGCCACTCACCCTTTGCTCCTACTTGAAACTCTCGGCGCAAATAGACGGGGCCAGCTTCCCACGTGAGCGAGCACTCTGTTGAGCTATAGACTTGCGGCTTTTGTTTTTCGAGACAGGGATGGCGAGCCACGCAGGTCGATGGAGGACCCATCGCGCGGAGTGAGCTTTTGATTACTTTTGGCGATACAAAAGTAATGTGCTGCCGGCACCCCGGCTATTATGCAGCGCAGCCGCAAAAAGGCTATCCGCAGGATATAGAAAAGGCTCGCTTATCACATAAAGCGAGCCTCTGGAATCTGTGCCCGTCGGCAACTATGCAGGCTGCAGCTGGCACAGAGTTTAGTTCCCCATCAGATCCTGAAGGAGTCGCTCTTCAACCAGCGCCCGCTTGATGATCGCAAAGCCACCTATGGTTGGCTGGTTCTGGAAGCGTGCTGCGACGATTGGCAGATCCTGATGGAAGCTGGGAAGGGACTGATGCTCGATACAGCGCTGGATCGCCGGAAACAGGATCTCACTGGCGGCGACGATCTCACCGGTCAGCAGCAGCTTTTGCGGGTTAAACAGGTTGACCATGATGGCGATGGCGCGCCCTAAGTGTTCACCTACATGATCCAGGACACTGCGGGCTAATGGGTCTCCCTGAATCGCGGCCTCGCAGACGCCCTCAATGCTCAGATCCTTGGCACTGAGCATGCTGCTATGGCGGCCATCCTGGAGCTGATCGCGCACCCGTGACAGGATAGCACCGTTAGAGACTATGGTTTCCAGGCAGCCAAAATTGCCACAGGCGCAGCGTTTCCCCAGGGGATCGACCTGGATATGGCCAATCTCTCCCACACTGTTGTTTTGAGTGCGGAACACCTTACCATTGGTCAGGATCCCGGAGCCGATTCCCCGGTGGATACTCACCAGGATAGAGTCGAGGCTATCCTGGGAGGCCCCCAGCAGGTGCTCGGCCAGTGCCATTGCCAGAATATCGTTGCCGACAAACACCTGGCAGCCAAAATGCTCACGCAGGATCTTGGCGAGAGGGAGCTGGCGACAGCTATAGAGTGGTGTATAGACTATGGTGCCGTTATTGGAGTCTATGATTCCGGGAATGGTTACCGCAATGCCGATCAGTCGCTGAGAGGGATGGCAGTGCTCTGCCATAAAGACTTCAAGCTCATCCGTCAGAGTCTGGATCACCTGTTGTTGCTCAATCCCCGGCATATCCGCTTCGTGGTAAGCCTGCTCATTACCGGTCAGATCATAGAGGCTGACCTGCATTTTTCCCCGGGTCAGCTTGACCGATAGTAGCTGGAAAGATTCCTGGACCGTGGTGAGGGATACGGCGCGTCTGCCCCCGGTAGACGCCTGTAGAGCGACCTCCTTGATCAGGCCGTGCTCGAGAAGCTGGCGGGTGATCTTGGTGATACTCGCGGGCGCAAGCTGGCTGAGCTGGGCGATGCGGACCCGGGATATCGGGCCCTGCTGATCGATCAGCCGATAGACGGTCGCGCTATTGACCTGTTTAATCAGATCGACATTTGCAATTTGGCTAACTGGCATTCTAGTGACGGTTCATTTTTCCATTAACGATAGTGGCATCGACCCGGAAATTGGCATCAAAGACAGTCAGGTTGGCAATTTTCCCTGGTTCCACGGAACCTAGCCTGTCATCGACACCGATTGCCTGTGCCGGATAAAGGGTGGCCATCCGAATCGCTTCGTCCATCGGCAGGCCCACCTGCTCAACCAGATTCTGGATTCCCTCGATCATGGTTAGAGCTGAACCGCCAAGTGTACCATTATTATCGACGCACTGCCCATCACGAAAATAGATTGTTGAGCCCACAAAATCAAAATGATCGAATCCGGCAGGTGCGCCTGCGGGTGCAGCTGCATCTGTGACCAGGCAGAGCTTTTGCTGCTTCATCTGGTGGGCGATACGTACGTTCGCATAGTGGACATGGTGGCCATCGACGATGATCCCTGCATAGATCTCGGGGGAGTCGTAGACTGCACCGACCAGACCCGGCTCGCGGCCACTACCGATCGCACTCATTGCATTAAACAGGTGGGTGGAGAAACCGATCCCTGCGTTAAAACCTGACACAGCCTGCTGATAGGTGGCGTTACTGTGACCTGCTGATACCATGATTCCGGCATCACGGAGCTTGCCGATATGCTCGGCAGGCACCTTCTCGGGCGCCAGGGTGAGCATGCTGATGACGTCGGCATTGTCGCAGATATGCTCAATCATCCCGGGATCACTGGGGCGAATATACTCGGGGTTGTGGATTCCCTTTTTCTCAACATTGATGTAGGGGCCCTCCAGGTGCAGCCCTAACACCTGATTTGGCTGATCGCTCAGGTAGTCCCGGGTGACAGAGATCGCCTTGCGCATATCCTCATCACTGGAGGTGATCAGGGTCGGCAGATAACTGGTGGTGCCTGATTTGAGGTTCGCCTGTTGCATCGTCTGCAGGGTTGCAACACTGATATCAGCGTTGAGCATGACGCCGCCACAACCATTGAGCTGCAGATCAATAAAGCCTGCGCTGACCTGCTGTCCCTGAAGATCAATCTGCTCAATGGAATCATCCAGGGAAGACACAGGAACGATAGATTCAATCCGATCATCTGAGATGATCAGAGCATGCTCCCGCAGCGTCTGATGACCACAATGGAGAATACAGTTTACCAGTGCGTACATCGATGCTCTCCTTAAAGGTGTTTAATATTTTCAGCTTCCAGTTCCTGGAAGTAGCGAACCGTTTTGACTTTCAGCTCCATGGTGGAGGCCTGGTCACAGACGATCATCCCCTTGGGGTGAAGTTGTAAGGCAGATATGGTCCACATGTGGTTGACACTTCCCTCGACGGCCGCTTCCAGGGCCTGAGCCTTATTATGTCCGGTTACCAGGATCAGGATCTCTTTGGCATCCAACAGGGTTCCGACACCAACTGTCAGAGCAAGTTTGGGTACCTGGGTTATATCGCCATCAAAGAAACGAGAGTTGGCGATACGGGTATCTTCGGTCAGCGTTTTGATCCGGGTGCGCGAAGCCAGCGAGGAGTTTGGCTCATTAAAAGCGATGTGACCATCAATGCCGACGCCACCCATAAAGAGGTGAATTTTACCATAATGGCGAATTTTTTCCTCAAAGCGTTCACACTCTGCCTCTAGATCATCGGCATTGCCATCCAGTATATTGATGTTTTCAGCCAGAATATCGATGTGGTTGAAAAAGTTGTTGTGCATGAAGCTGTGGTAGCTTTGAGGGTGGTCTTTGGCAAGACCCACATACTCATCCATGTTGAAGGTGACCACGTGTTTGAAGCTGACTTCACCAGCCTGATACAGCTCAATCAAACGCTTATATGTACTCAGTGGGGTACCTCCGGTCGGGAGGCCGAGTACGAAGGGGCGCTCTGCAGTGGGATTAAACTTGTTGATACGATCCACTATATAGCGGGCGGACCAGAGGGCGACGTCTTTTGCATTCTTCAGAGGTATCAGTCTCATAGTGTTTCTCAACTCGCAAAGGATCTAGTGTTTCAGAACGTAAGTTATTTCATAGCGTAAACAAAGATAGCTACATTTTCCAGAATAGTTATCTGTAAGTACCATCATTAGTGACAAACCTCACACTTTCAAGGGTGTATCGAGGTTCATTATTAATTTTATAGTGTCATTAGTGACAACTGTCACAAATCATGTCTATTTAATTTGCAGTGTAAATTAAAGTGATTACACTTTGTTACAGCGCCAATAAGCACCTTGAGTGAGCGGTGTAGGCCTTGTGAGAGTCGTACTGAATTAGGAGAGTCAATGTGAATATTCTTGGTGGATTGCAGAAACTTGGGCGAGCGCTGATGCTCCCCATTGCGGTCATGCCTGTTGCAGCGATCTTGCTTCGTCTGGGACAGCCTGATGTATTTAATATTCCTTTCATGGCAGATGCGGGTAATGCAATCTTTGCGAACTTACCTATCCTGTTTGCCATCGGTGTTGCGATAGGTCTTGCAAAAGATGATGCCGGGGCCGCGGGCCTTGCCGGTGTCGTAGGCTACTTTGTGCTGGTATTTGCCGCTCCGGCGATCAATAAGACAGTGGATGCTAAATCCCTGAGTGTGCTTGGCGGGATGATCTCGGGTGGTGTGGCTGCCTGGGTTTATAACCGTTTCCATCAGATAAAAATGCCGGAGTTTCTGGCCTTCTTTGGTGGTAAGCGCTTTGTTCCCATCATGACAGCCCTGTGTATGTTAGTGGTGGCACTGATCTTTGGTTATGTATGGCCACCGATTCAGCACGCGATCCAGCTGGCTGGTGAGTGGATGCTGGCCCATGGTACCCCGGGTGCCTTTGTATTTGGTGTCCTTAACCGTCTGTTGATCCCAACCGGTCTGCATCAGGTTCTTAACTCTCTGGCCTGGTTCGTCTTCGGTAGCTACACCAACCCTGTGACCGGTGTTGTGGCTCACGGTGATATCGCTCGCTTCTTTGCGGGTGACCCGAATGCCGGCATGTTCATGACAGGTTTCTTCCCTGTGATGATGGGTGGTCTTCCCGGTGCTTGTCTGGCGATGTACTTTGCCGCTCGTAAAGAGAACAAGGGTAAGGTTGCAGGCCTGCTGATTGGTGTTGCCCTGACTGCCTTCATTACTGGTGTGACTGAGCCGGTTGAGTTCATGTTCATGTTCATTGCTCCGGTTCTGTACGTGGTACACGCAATCCTGACCGGTATCTCTCTGGCGGTGACCACGGCGCTTGGTATCCACCTTGGTTTTGGTTTCTCCGCGGGAGCCATCGACTTTGGTCTGAACTTCAATGCTCCGGCGGCTCGCCACAGTGCCTGGCTGATTCCGATGATCGGTATCTACTTTGTCCTGTATACCGCAATCTTCTACGCTGTTATCAAGTTGCTGAACCTGCCAACTCCGGGCCGCGAGTCTGACCTGGATGATGCCGATAGCTCTGTGGCTGTCGAGTCGGATATGAATGGTCTGGCAACTCAGTACCTGGAGCTTCTGGGTGGTCGTAATAACCTGACCGATATCGATGCCTGTATCACCCGTCTGCGTCTGGGTGTCAAAGATAAGTCTATCATTGACGATGCCGCGCTGAAGGCTCTGGGAGCTAAGGGTGTGGTTCACCTGGGCGAGAAAAATATGCAG from the Dongshaea marina genome contains:
- a CDS encoding efflux RND transporter permease subunit; the protein is MIGHYFIKRPKFAFVISIVIMIAGLLSIYALPITQYPDITPPTVVVTTSYPGANAETVQKTVIQPLENEINGVPGMLYMSSDSFNDGSASITVTFKTGSDNELNTVNVQNRVYAAMAKLPDEVVNNGVSVSNKSTDIMAVISLSSPNKTYDEIYLNNYATNHIANDLSRIPGVGSLKVFGDKDYAMRIWLNANKLASLNLTSQDVANAIREQNVQVAAGSIGAQPSGPQQQMMYTVQTQGRLSSVKQFENIIIKTLPSGATIRVKDVARVELGAKSYDSVGNLGVGDKEPAALMIINQQPGANALKTISQVKAEIAKFKQTMPSDMKVSLYYDATKNVEESIYEVIGTLIEAVILVVVVVFLFLQSWRAVLIPTITIPVALIGTFAVLLAIGYSINLITLFGLILAIGIVVDDGIIEIENDNRLMAEEGLSPKEAAYKTVTQVTGPILATTAVLMAVFLPVAFFPGLTGEMYRQFSLTIVIAVVLSSINALTLSPALCSSILRPPQEQKQIKFFVWFNRGFDWLRDKYGLTVAYLIRRLLLASMLFGVLLVASGWMFHKLPSGFIPMEDTGKFMINIELPPGAALPRTKEVVKEVGEILEKTPGVSHFMSMTGYSGLTSSYSSNTAFMIVVLDDFKDREGFDKMLFPIIMKLRGEFAHIKGANVMPFMPPSIPGLGMTDGFNFVIQDTSNGSPQQLAEVTDKLVKAAMKRPEISFIMNTFNTNVPSLQVDVDRQKAKALGVKITDIFSALQDNLGSTYVNDFNKFGNSYKVILQAGIPYRSTINNIGELQVRNDSGKMVPLSTLVTVKRIEGPNMLQRFNMYSSVTLNGMAGAGYSSGQAMAAMEQVAKQVLPKGYKYRWTGMSYQEQQAGNKVIYIFAISLLFIYLFLVAQYESWMIVLAVMFAVPVAVFGAVVALFGINQVLPLINNNIYAQVGMVLLFGLATKTAILIVEFAKVSREEGMSIIQAARHAAHLRFRAVVMTALAFILGTFPLVIATGAGMMSRRSIGMVIFGGMISAIIIGTVLIPVFYVIFQKIIERFSKSPVESLEDHSSKEQADKPAK
- a CDS encoding pilus assembly FimT family protein, which encodes MRRHKGFTLLELTTCIIIASVLAASGSFYFKGALGNARKALLQDTAHTFKQDLALIELLESSDHRQPNSAVFDEHPLKFTHHRLQSSSTNIQNLLEISPQDWNIQPGADHSILLTPRGTSHPESCYIKYAEIPGKTTHSRVQLPASIRC
- a CDS encoding type IV pilin protein gives rise to the protein MNKRQQGFTLIELLISIVVIGVLAAGSTFFYRDTVGQAKVALVQDTSRALRQNSQLVALMAGARGNLKGAMNQDGEQYTLSSGSLSATEQNMLMLLGISGHDWQIEKSGSDELLLRPRGVSEDYAKNCYIRYIQAHDGLAQRIELPDQLACG
- a CDS encoding prepilin-type N-terminal cleavage/methylation domain-containing protein encodes the protein MRKSNGGFTLIELTIAIIIIGILAISATFYYKDAIHDSKIALIKDTAYQLKKNTALVHTLANAQSLDKGYVTINGKDFKLTKDTLAATKPNIVNILGISQEDWVLTTNGYTIDLWPKNVSSHYTTCHIRYTSAGRGQKYDKVSIPSNLNCS
- a CDS encoding ROK family transcriptional regulator, which codes for MPVSQIANVDLIKQVNSATVYRLIDQQGPISRVRIAQLSQLAPASITKITRQLLEHGLIKEVALQASTGGRRAVSLTTVQESFQLLSVKLTRGKMQVSLYDLTGNEQAYHEADMPGIEQQQVIQTLTDELEVFMAEHCHPSQRLIGIAVTIPGIIDSNNGTIVYTPLYSCRQLPLAKILREHFGCQVFVGNDILAMALAEHLLGASQDSLDSILVSIHRGIGSGILTNGKVFRTQNNSVGEIGHIQVDPLGKRCACGNFGCLETIVSNGAILSRVRDQLQDGRHSSMLSAKDLSIEGVCEAAIQGDPLARSVLDHVGEHLGRAIAIMVNLFNPQKLLLTGEIVAASEILFPAIQRCIEHQSLPSFHQDLPIVAARFQNQPTIGGFAIIKRALVEERLLQDLMGN
- the nagA gene encoding N-acetylglucosamine-6-phosphate deacetylase encodes the protein MYALVNCILHCGHQTLREHALIISDDRIESIVPVSSLDDSIEQIDLQGQQVSAGFIDLQLNGCGGVMLNADISVATLQTMQQANLKSGTTSYLPTLITSSDEDMRKAISVTRDYLSDQPNQVLGLHLEGPYINVEKKGIHNPEYIRPSDPGMIEHICDNADVISMLTLAPEKVPAEHIGKLRDAGIMVSAGHSNATYQQAVSGFNAGIGFSTHLFNAMSAIGSGREPGLVGAVYDSPEIYAGIIVDGHHVHYANVRIAHQMKQQKLCLVTDAAAPAGAPAGFDHFDFVGSTIYFRDGQCVDNNGTLGGSALTMIEGIQNLVEQVGLPMDEAIRMATLYPAQAIGVDDRLGSVEPGKIANLTVFDANFRVDATIVNGKMNRH
- the nagB gene encoding glucosamine-6-phosphate deaminase → MRLIPLKNAKDVALWSARYIVDRINKFNPTAERPFVLGLPTGGTPLSTYKRLIELYQAGEVSFKHVVTFNMDEYVGLAKDHPQSYHSFMHNNFFNHIDILAENINILDGNADDLEAECERFEEKIRHYGKIHLFMGGVGIDGHIAFNEPNSSLASRTRIKTLTEDTRIANSRFFDGDITQVPKLALTVGVGTLLDAKEILILVTGHNKAQALEAAVEGSVNHMWTISALQLHPKGMIVCDQASTMELKVKTVRYFQELEAENIKHL
- the nagE gene encoding N-acetylglucosamine-specific PTS transporter subunit IIBC, with the translated sequence MNILGGLQKLGRALMLPIAVMPVAAILLRLGQPDVFNIPFMADAGNAIFANLPILFAIGVAIGLAKDDAGAAGLAGVVGYFVLVFAAPAINKTVDAKSLSVLGGMISGGVAAWVYNRFHQIKMPEFLAFFGGKRFVPIMTALCMLVVALIFGYVWPPIQHAIQLAGEWMLAHGTPGAFVFGVLNRLLIPTGLHQVLNSLAWFVFGSYTNPVTGVVAHGDIARFFAGDPNAGMFMTGFFPVMMGGLPGACLAMYFAARKENKGKVAGLLIGVALTAFITGVTEPVEFMFMFIAPVLYVVHAILTGISLAVTTALGIHLGFGFSAGAIDFGLNFNAPAARHSAWLIPMIGIYFVLYTAIFYAVIKLLNLPTPGRESDLDDADSSVAVESDMNGLATQYLELLGGRNNLTDIDACITRLRLGVKDKSIIDDAALKALGAKGVVHLGEKNMQVILGPLADPIATEMKKMPV